The following coding sequences are from one Roseburia hominis A2-183 window:
- a CDS encoding DUF6077 domain-containing protein, translating to MKGSDVLYLSCALLFVPVLIGSFWVHLLQLEGTVNRFLHAWVLGFTTMLAVAQLLLVPMVALQRTLYEAVMLWKILLEVLSVISLILLCGREIQKSGKRDDRGKRQKMTAWTAVIGIAAAVLILLQAYIPARYQHSDDDDARFIAEEVSAVVHGSMYREDTITADFMYWDTGEVRKDLTSPWTMFVAMMAYDGGIAPAVLSHAYLPFFLILLCYALYTLIGQKLFDGDWEKTGVFLILLSVIYLWGYTSTHTLASMILLRIWQGKAVCAGFMIPLFFYLFYRVMRPDYEKRWLPLFYVAAVGACLLSGVGIITTPILLGIYGFVDFCCHRDWKKTLMIFLAAVPCGMYLLYYLR from the coding sequence ATCGGCAGTTTCTGGGTACACTTGTTACAGCTTGAGGGAACGGTAAACCGGTTTCTGCATGCCTGGGTGCTCGGCTTTACGACCATGCTGGCTGTGGCACAGCTGCTGCTGGTTCCGATGGTGGCATTGCAGCGCACATTGTACGAAGCGGTTATGCTGTGGAAAATCTTGCTGGAGGTGCTCTCGGTGATTTCCCTGATCTTGCTCTGTGGCAGGGAAATCCAGAAAAGCGGAAAACGGGATGACCGGGGAAAACGGCAGAAGATGACAGCGTGGACGGCTGTAATTGGCATTGCTGCGGCGGTGTTGATCCTGTTACAGGCATATATCCCGGCGAGATATCAGCACAGTGATGATGATGATGCGAGGTTTATTGCGGAGGAAGTATCGGCGGTAGTACATGGGAGCATGTACCGCGAGGATACGATCACGGCAGATTTTATGTACTGGGATACCGGGGAGGTGCGCAAGGATCTGACCTCACCGTGGACGATGTTCGTGGCAATGATGGCATACGATGGAGGAATCGCTCCGGCAGTACTTTCCCATGCATATCTGCCGTTTTTCCTGATCCTTCTGTGCTATGCACTCTATACACTGATCGGGCAGAAACTGTTTGACGGTGACTGGGAAAAGACAGGCGTTTTTCTGATCCTGCTGTCAGTGATTTACCTGTGGGGATATACATCGACGCATACGCTGGCATCGATGATCCTGCTTCGGATCTGGCAGGGAAAGGCAGTCTGCGCCGGTTTTATGATCCCGCTGTTTTTCTATCTGTTTTATCGTGTGATGAGGCCGGATTATGAGAAAAGATGGCTGCCCCTGTTTTATGTGGCAGCTGTGGGAGCGTGTCTGTTGTCGGGAGTCGGAATTATCACGACACCGATTCTGCTTGGAATCTACGGTTTTGTGGATTTCTGCTGTCACAGGGACTGGAAAAAGACACTTATGATTTTTCTGGCAGCA